Proteins encoded within one genomic window of Saccharopolyspora pogona:
- a CDS encoding recombinase family protein: protein MESLKALVVTRLSNLTDATTSPERQLDVCKRLCADRGWEVVDVAQDLDVSASATSPFERPELKKRLAQPERFDVIVFWRVDRLVRRVTHLAQMIDWAEEHGITLVSATEQAFDLSTPIGKAIAYMVSIFAEMEAAAISERTEQAYAHNRRLGKYTGGPPPYGYLPEKNGDGEWRYVPDLDNKPFILGLIDQLLAGGRPHTIVRDLNRRGVPSPEDYFREKQGKPLKGSKWTSANLTRALTSPALLGQMTFRPVIGKKNGRKVYGNPELVRGDDGKPVVRAEPLIDRELHDRLRKYLDGIKGKRSPYTTSESLLTGVLWCGVCELEMYRNKGRNHYLYRCRSANIETSCGNPGWRQDAAEELVSKNLLDEFGDTPRMKRIFVPAEDTAAELAEVNAELIDVAGLIGTGPFKSGPARERLEERAAALDARRSELEATPSREAGYRYEPTGETFKEYWEGLDKKQRNLFLRDNGVRLEWDGRVPEFHLYWNELEKLKEAVRS, encoded by the coding sequence GTGGAGTCACTAAAAGCGCTGGTAGTCACCCGTCTGAGTAACCTAACCGATGCTACGACCAGCCCGGAGCGTCAACTAGATGTCTGCAAGCGTTTGTGCGCTGATCGTGGCTGGGAAGTGGTGGACGTCGCCCAAGACCTGGATGTCTCTGCGTCCGCTACGTCGCCGTTCGAGAGACCCGAACTCAAGAAGCGTCTAGCTCAACCTGAGCGGTTCGACGTGATCGTGTTCTGGCGTGTTGACCGGCTCGTCCGCAGGGTCACCCACCTTGCTCAGATGATCGACTGGGCAGAGGAACACGGCATCACGCTTGTGTCCGCGACGGAGCAGGCTTTCGACCTGAGCACGCCGATCGGCAAAGCCATTGCCTACATGGTCTCTATATTCGCTGAGATGGAAGCCGCAGCGATCAGCGAGCGGACGGAGCAGGCGTATGCGCACAACCGCAGGCTTGGGAAGTACACCGGGGGTCCCCCGCCATACGGCTACCTGCCAGAGAAGAACGGTGATGGTGAATGGCGGTACGTTCCCGACCTTGACAACAAGCCCTTCATCCTCGGACTGATCGATCAGCTGTTAGCGGGCGGGCGACCGCACACCATCGTCCGTGACCTGAACCGGCGGGGAGTCCCCTCGCCCGAAGACTACTTCCGAGAGAAACAGGGCAAACCGCTCAAGGGCTCGAAGTGGACTTCGGCAAACCTGACTCGGGCTCTCACTTCACCAGCGTTGCTTGGCCAGATGACCTTCCGGCCGGTCATCGGCAAGAAGAACGGCCGGAAGGTCTACGGGAACCCTGAGCTAGTCCGTGGTGACGACGGAAAGCCGGTGGTGCGTGCTGAGCCTCTGATCGACCGTGAGCTACACGATCGGCTCCGCAAGTACCTGGACGGCATCAAGGGCAAGCGAAGCCCTTACACAACGTCTGAGAGCCTTCTAACTGGTGTGCTCTGGTGCGGGGTCTGCGAGCTGGAGATGTACCGCAACAAAGGGCGGAATCACTACCTGTACCGCTGCCGTTCAGCGAACATCGAAACCTCATGCGGTAATCCAGGATGGCGGCAGGATGCAGCAGAGGAGCTTGTCTCCAAAAACCTGTTAGACGAGTTCGGTGATACGCCGAGGATGAAGCGAATCTTTGTTCCGGCGGAGGACACAGCCGCTGAGCTAGCAGAGGTGAACGCAGAACTGATCGACGTAGCCGGATTGATTGGTACGGGACCATTTAAGTCCGGCCCGGCTAGGGAGCGACTAGAAGAACGCGCAGCGGCTCTAGACGCTCGCAGGAGCGAGCTAGAGGCCACCCCATCTCGTGAGGCCGGTTATCGGTATGAGCCGACAGGAGAAACGTTCAAGGAATACTGGGAAGGGCTCGACAAGAAACAGCGGAACCTGTTCCTTCGTGACAATGGTGTTCGGCTGGAGTGGGACGGTCGGGTGCCGGAATTCCATCTGTATTGGAACGAATTAGAGAAATTGAAGGAAGCCGTTCGGAGCTGA
- a CDS encoding YraN family protein: MDRKKVVGQLSDDDTRGRRHALGVEGERLAAALLERRGLTVLDRNWQCRQGELDIVATDGDTVVCCEVKARSGTDYGGPSYAIAPEKINRIRSVAQSWLAARGLVGCRVRFDVVAVLWPPGKRPRIKHLEGVF, translated from the coding sequence GTGGACCGGAAGAAGGTCGTGGGTCAGCTGTCCGATGACGACACCAGGGGCCGCAGACATGCGTTGGGCGTCGAGGGCGAGCGGCTGGCGGCCGCGCTCCTGGAACGCCGCGGCCTGACCGTGCTGGACCGGAATTGGCAATGCCGGCAAGGAGAACTCGACATCGTCGCCACCGACGGCGACACCGTGGTGTGCTGCGAGGTCAAGGCGCGCTCCGGCACGGACTACGGCGGACCGAGCTACGCGATCGCGCCGGAGAAGATCAACCGGATCCGAAGCGTGGCGCAGTCCTGGCTGGCCGCGCGTGGCCTGGTGGGTTGCCGGGTGCGGTTCGACGTCGTCGCGGTGCTGTGGCCGCCGGGCAAGCGGCCGCGCATCAAGCACTTGGAGGGGGTGTTCTAG
- the rimM gene encoding ribosome maturation factor RimM (Essential for efficient processing of 16S rRNA), with protein MNEPELETLAVGRVVRPHGIRGELVVDVLTDSPELRFAPGSVLGVQRRGVVRAQNLTVTAARQHAGRLLVRAEGVEGRDAAEDLRGVLLTVRSDVLEPTGDPDEFHDGELTGLRVELVSGDEVGVVSDVLHTPGGELLAVRTTDGREVLVPFVAEIVPEVDLAAGRLVVDPPEGLLDAE; from the coding sequence ATGAACGAGCCCGAGCTGGAAACCCTGGCCGTCGGCCGCGTCGTGCGACCGCACGGCATCCGGGGAGAACTCGTCGTCGACGTGCTCACCGACAGTCCGGAGCTGCGGTTCGCTCCCGGCTCGGTGCTCGGGGTCCAGCGGCGCGGGGTGGTCCGCGCGCAGAACCTCACGGTGACAGCCGCCCGGCAGCACGCCGGGCGGCTGCTCGTGCGCGCGGAGGGCGTCGAGGGCCGGGATGCCGCCGAGGACCTGCGCGGTGTGCTGCTCACGGTCCGCTCCGACGTCCTCGAACCGACCGGTGATCCGGACGAGTTCCACGACGGCGAGCTGACCGGCCTGCGGGTCGAACTGGTCTCCGGCGACGAGGTGGGCGTGGTGAGCGACGTGCTGCACACGCCCGGTGGCGAGCTGTTGGCCGTGCGCACCACCGACGGCCGGGAGGTCCTGGTGCCGTTCGTGGCCGAGATCGTGCCCGAGGTCGATCTCGCCGCCGGTCGCCTCGTCGTAGACCCGCCGGAAGGCCTGCTCGACGCGGAGTGA
- the lepB gene encoding signal peptidase I, which translates to MRSGSAEDPNGAEHPGGAPDEPGDGSRRRKPKGKKKGSFWRELPILIVTALVLTVLIQAFLARVYVIPSQSMEQTLHGCTGCNNDRVLVDKVTYRFSDPEPGDVVVFRGPQPWVQNEFEADEPSNPVAGFFQGAASLLGFGAPDEKDFVKRVIAVGGQTVECCDAQNRMLVDGKPLNEPYLYWEPGRGVGQDEFKPVTVPPGHLWVMGDNRNDSADSRVQGGGGINGAVPVENVIGKAQLIVLPPTRWQSIPEPNPQTTALGAPSWQTGVPMGVGFAAAFPTLWLGRRLVGVVNKRRSSE; encoded by the coding sequence ATGCGCAGCGGATCAGCGGAAGACCCCAACGGTGCGGAGCACCCCGGCGGTGCCCCGGACGAGCCGGGGGATGGTTCCCGCCGCCGCAAGCCCAAGGGCAAGAAGAAGGGCTCGTTCTGGCGCGAGCTGCCGATCCTGATCGTCACGGCACTCGTCCTGACCGTGCTCATCCAGGCGTTCCTGGCCAGGGTGTACGTGATCCCGTCGCAGTCGATGGAGCAGACCCTGCACGGGTGCACCGGTTGCAACAACGACCGGGTGCTGGTGGACAAGGTCACCTACCGGTTCAGCGATCCGGAACCGGGCGACGTGGTGGTGTTCCGCGGCCCGCAGCCCTGGGTGCAGAACGAGTTTGAGGCGGATGAGCCGTCCAACCCCGTCGCCGGCTTCTTCCAGGGCGCGGCGTCGCTGCTGGGCTTCGGCGCTCCGGACGAGAAGGACTTCGTCAAGCGGGTGATCGCCGTCGGCGGCCAGACCGTGGAGTGCTGCGACGCGCAGAACCGGATGCTGGTCGACGGCAAGCCGCTCAACGAGCCGTACCTGTACTGGGAGCCCGGACGCGGCGTCGGTCAGGACGAGTTCAAGCCGGTGACGGTGCCGCCGGGGCACCTGTGGGTGATGGGCGACAACCGAAACGACTCGGCGGACTCGCGGGTCCAGGGCGGTGGCGGTATCAACGGTGCCGTGCCGGTCGAGAACGTGATCGGCAAGGCCCAGCTGATCGTGCTGCCGCCGACCCGCTGGCAGAGCATCCCGGAACCGAACCCGCAGACCACCGCGCTGGGCGCACCGTCCTGGCAGACCGGGGTGCCGATGGGCGTCGGGTTCGCCGCGGCGTTCCCGACGCTGTGGCTGGGTCGTAGGCTCGTCGGTGTGGTGAACAAGAGACGGTCGTCGGAGTGA
- a CDS encoding RNA-binding protein, with the protein MTVLADALEHLVRGIVDNPDDVHVQLLTTRRGRTLEVHVNPDDLGKVIGRGGRTATALRTVMSGIGGRGIRVDVVDTDR; encoded by the coding sequence GTGACGGTCCTCGCGGACGCGCTTGAACACCTGGTGCGCGGCATCGTCGACAACCCCGACGATGTCCACGTCCAGCTGCTAACGACCCGACGCGGTCGCACCCTCGAGGTGCACGTGAACCCGGACGACCTGGGCAAGGTCATCGGTCGCGGTGGGCGCACCGCGACGGCGCTGCGGACCGTGATGTCCGGCATCGGCGGGCGCGGCATCCGGGTCGACGTTGTCGACACCGACCGCTGA
- the rplS gene encoding 50S ribosomal protein L19 codes for MNTLDALDAQSLRSDIPAFRPGDTLKVHVRVIEGSRERIQVFQGVVIRRHGGGIRETFTVRKISFGVGVERTFPVHTPNIAQIEVVARGDVRRAKLYYLRELRGKKAKIKEKRETAPAS; via the coding sequence ATGAACACCCTGGACGCGCTGGACGCCCAGTCGTTGCGTTCTGACATTCCGGCCTTCCGGCCTGGCGACACGCTGAAGGTCCACGTCCGCGTCATCGAGGGTTCGCGCGAGCGGATCCAGGTCTTCCAGGGCGTGGTCATCCGCCGGCACGGCGGTGGCATCCGGGAGACCTTTACCGTGCGCAAGATTTCCTTCGGTGTCGGTGTGGAGCGGACGTTCCCGGTGCACACCCCGAACATCGCGCAGATCGAGGTCGTGGCGCGCGGTGACGTTCGGCGGGCGAAGCTGTACTACCTGCGCGAGCTGCGCGGCAAGAAGGCCAAGATCAAGGAGAAGCGCGAGACCGCGCCGGCTTCCTGA
- the trmD gene encoding tRNA (guanosine(37)-N1)-methyltransferase TrmD yields MRIDVITIFPDYLAPLREALLGKAIERERIAVGVHDLRDWTHDVHRAVDDSPYGGGPGMVMKPDVWGEALDGVCGAAAASADSPAPRLVVPTPAGRPFDQRTAIRWSAEPWLVFACGRYEGIDQRVIDDAATRMPVEEVSIGDYVLVGGEVAALVMIEAVARLLPGVLGNPLSAEQDSFSDGLLEGPCYTRPEVWRGHAVPDVLRSGNHAAIARWRRDQALARTYRRRPDLLAALPEGTLDAADREQLDKLRESEHSDESRNAGDAPR; encoded by the coding sequence ATGCGCATCGACGTCATCACGATCTTCCCCGACTACCTGGCCCCGCTGCGGGAAGCGCTGCTGGGCAAGGCCATCGAACGCGAGCGGATCGCGGTCGGCGTGCACGACCTGCGGGACTGGACGCACGACGTGCACCGGGCCGTGGACGACAGCCCCTACGGCGGCGGCCCCGGCATGGTGATGAAGCCGGACGTCTGGGGCGAAGCGCTGGACGGTGTTTGTGGCGCTGCTGCGGCATCCGCTGACTCCCCCGCGCCGCGGCTGGTGGTGCCGACCCCGGCCGGGCGGCCGTTCGACCAGCGCACCGCCATCCGCTGGTCCGCCGAGCCCTGGCTGGTTTTCGCCTGCGGTCGCTACGAGGGCATCGACCAGCGGGTGATCGACGACGCCGCCACCCGGATGCCGGTGGAGGAGGTCTCCATCGGCGACTACGTGCTGGTCGGTGGCGAGGTCGCCGCGCTGGTCATGATCGAGGCGGTGGCCCGGCTGCTGCCAGGCGTGCTGGGCAACCCCCTGTCGGCCGAGCAGGACTCGTTCTCCGACGGCCTGCTGGAAGGCCCCTGCTACACCCGCCCCGAGGTGTGGCGCGGGCACGCCGTGCCGGACGTGCTGCGTTCCGGCAACCACGCCGCGATCGCCCGCTGGCGGCGCGATCAGGCGCTGGCCCGGACCTACCGGCGGCGCCCGGATCTGCTGGCCGCGCTGCCGGAGGGGACCCTGGACGCGGCCGACCGCGAGCAACTCGATAAGCTGCGGGAGTCGGAGCATTCCGACGAGTCCCGGAATGCCGGAGACGCGCCGCGCTGA
- a CDS encoding ribonuclease HII, with translation MTVAAFRPPRSVIRRSSGNWALQSALDRRGLGPVAGVDEAGRGACAGPLVVAGCALRPGDARRFDGLTDSKVLSEADRERLYDRVTERALSWSTIVIPAEDIDALGIHVANLEGMRRAVAQLTPHPGYVLTDGFRVSGLATPSVAVVKGDLVAACVAAASVLAKVTRDRLMTAQLHVEFPDYGFDEHKGYSTPVHSARLTRFGPCAEHRWSYANVVAAAQRHGMRSPRTVTSKPGLFDASEGDVVDNEAL, from the coding sequence GTGACGGTGGCGGCGTTCCGGCCGCCGAGGTCGGTGATCCGGCGCAGCAGTGGTAACTGGGCTCTCCAGAGCGCGTTGGACCGCAGGGGCCTCGGGCCGGTGGCAGGAGTGGACGAGGCCGGGCGTGGCGCGTGCGCGGGTCCGCTCGTGGTGGCCGGGTGCGCGCTCCGCCCTGGGGACGCGCGGCGGTTCGACGGGCTGACGGACTCGAAGGTGCTCTCGGAGGCTGACCGGGAGCGCCTGTACGACCGCGTGACCGAGCGGGCGCTGAGCTGGTCCACCATCGTGATCCCGGCCGAGGACATCGATGCGCTCGGCATCCACGTGGCGAACCTGGAGGGCATGCGGCGTGCGGTCGCGCAGCTGACCCCACATCCGGGTTACGTGCTGACCGATGGCTTCCGCGTGTCGGGATTGGCGACGCCCAGCGTGGCCGTGGTGAAGGGCGATCTGGTCGCGGCCTGCGTGGCCGCGGCGTCGGTGCTGGCGAAGGTGACCCGGGATCGGTTGATGACTGCGCAGCTCCACGTCGAGTTCCCCGACTACGGGTTCGACGAGCACAAGGGGTACAGCACGCCCGTGCATTCGGCCCGGCTGACGCGGTTCGGCCCCTGCGCCGAGCACCGGTGGTCCTACGCGAACGTGGTGGCCGCGGCGCAGCGGCACGGGATGCGCTCGCCGCGCACCGTGACCAGCAAGCCCGGGTTGTTCGATGCTTCGGAGGGGGATGTGGTGGACAATGAGGCGTTGTAG
- a CDS encoding DUF2469 domain-containing protein: MSAEDLEKYETEMELQLYKEYRDIVGQFTYVVETERRFYLANVVDVQVRNSDSEVYFEVAMSDAWVWDMYRPARFVKNVRVITFKDVNVEELDKPDLRLPESGPFGS; encoded by the coding sequence ATGAGCGCCGAGGATCTCGAGAAGTACGAGACCGAGATGGAGCTGCAGCTCTACAAGGAGTACCGCGACATCGTCGGGCAATTCACCTACGTCGTGGAGACGGAACGGCGCTTCTACCTGGCCAACGTCGTGGACGTCCAGGTGCGCAACTCTGACTCGGAGGTCTACTTCGAGGTGGCGATGTCGGACGCGTGGGTGTGGGACATGTACCGGCCGGCGCGGTTCGTGAAGAACGTGCGGGTGATCACGTTCAAGGACGTCAATGTCGAAGAGCTGGACAAACCGGACCTCCGGCTGCCGGAGAGCGGCCCGTTCGGTTCCTGA